A genomic segment from Triticum dicoccoides isolate Atlit2015 ecotype Zavitan chromosome 1A, WEW_v2.0, whole genome shotgun sequence encodes:
- the LOC119326992 gene encoding cytosolic sulfotransferase 12-like, with protein sequence MAASTGDDDLAEPIVVSSLPLETRFLPLQLRQHGGFWFPETILPGIAAVRARFAPRPSDVFLASFPKSGTTWLKALAFATAHRADHPPRAPDHPLRLRNPHDCVEFLEVPYALDPTADAFAALPSPRVIATHMPYPLLPERVTAEGAGCKVVYVCRDPKDAFVSMWLFAKKMAAAAAAEAANDDEPRPVPTPFSMEEAFELFCDGRCPAGPQWPHVSSYWEGSQRRPEKVLFLRYEEMLRDPVGNVRKLAEFMGCAFSEEEEAAGVARDIVELCSIDALKNMEVNQSGAQEYVKNEAFFRKGVAGDWSNHMTPAMAARLDGIVEDALQGSGFAFAAAEST encoded by the coding sequence ATGGCCGCATCGACCGGAGACGACGACCTGGCCGAGCCCATCGTGGTCTCCTCGCTCCCGCTGGAGACACGGTTCCTGCCGCTCCAGCTCCGGCAGCACGGCGGCTTCTGGTTCCCTGAGACGATCCTCCCGGGCATCGCGGCAGTGCGTGCGCGGTTCGCGCCCAGGCCGTCGGACGTCTTCCTCGCTAGCTTCCCCAAGTCCGGCACCACCTGGCTCAAGGCGCTCGCCTTCGCCACGGCCCACCGTGCCGACCACCCGCCGCGCGCCCCCGACCACCCCCTCCGCCTCCGCAACCCCCACGACTGCGTCGAGTTCCTCGAGGTGCCCTACGCGCTTGATCCGACGGCCGACGCCTTTGCGGCGCTCCCTTCGCCGCGCGTGATCGCCACCCACATGCCCTACCCCCTCTTACCAGAGCGGGTCACGGCGGAGGGCGCCGGCTGCAAGGTCGTGTACGTCTGCCGCGACCCCAAGGACGCCTTCGTCTCCATGTGGCTGTTCGCcaagaagatggcggcggccgcTGCAGCCGAGGCCGCCAACGACGACGAACCGCGGCCAGTGCCAACTCCGTTCAGTATGGAGGAGGCCTTCGAGCTGTTCTGCGACGGTCGATGCCCCGCCGGCCCGCAGTGGCCCCACGTCTCGAGCTATTGGGAGGGTAGCCAGAGGCGGCCGGAGAAGGTGCTCTTCCTCCGGTACGAGGAGATGCTGCGGGACCCGGTGGGCAACGTGAGGAAGCTGGCGGAGTTCATGGGGTGCGCGTTCTCCGAGGAAGAGGAGGCCGCGGGGGTGGCGCGGGACATCGTCGAGCTCTGCAGCATCGACGCCCTGAAGAACATGGAGGTGAACCAGAGTGGTGCTCAGGAGTACGTCAAGAACGAGGCCTTCTTTCGGAAGGGGGTCGCCGGAGACTGGAGCAACCACATgacgccggcgatggcggcgcggCTGGACGGTATCGTCGAGGACGCACTGCAAGGGTCAGGGTTCGCCTTTGCTGCTGCTGAGTCCACCTGA